In Candidatus Methylomirabilota bacterium, a single window of DNA contains:
- a CDS encoding altronate dehydratase family protein produces MATCAITEVAIVLNPADDVAIAKKEIPAGTVLEDAGGRIEVRQDIRPGHKVARHARARGEEVRRYGQVIGFATADIAVGDHVHTQNLAVGDLQREYEIGTDVRPVDFYPPASMRYFDGYLRDDGRVGTRNYVAIISGVNCSASVSQFVKDKFRDVSRDYPNIDGVLAVTHKSGCGTELFGEDHMALQRVLAGYAKHPNVAAYILVGLGCEVNQAAVMVDKQRMAAPGHPERKPMVINIQEAGGIRKTVDRAAAEVAKLLPMANAATRSKQPISEIMLATNCGGSDSNSGITANPALGWAVDELVRYGGTGVLAETPEIYGAEHLLIRRAVSEAVAKKLIDRYKWWEWYCRGIERMDNNPAPGNKAGGITTVFEKSLGGVTKGGTTPMMDVFLYGEPITTRGFVFMDTPGHDPVSITGLVAGGCNLICFTTGRGSVFGCKPVPSIKLATNSLMYRHMQEDMDINCGVILEGTPLPEVGRQIFEEIIAVASGKRSKSELSGVGEEEFAPWIIGPVM; encoded by the coding sequence ATGGCAACCTGCGCGATCACCGAAGTCGCCATCGTGCTCAACCCCGCCGATGACGTGGCCATCGCCAAGAAGGAGATTCCCGCCGGCACCGTGCTCGAGGACGCGGGCGGGCGCATCGAGGTCCGTCAGGACATCCGGCCGGGGCACAAGGTGGCGCGCCATGCGCGCGCCCGCGGCGAGGAGGTGCGGCGCTACGGGCAGGTCATCGGATTCGCCACAGCGGACATCGCCGTGGGCGATCACGTCCACACCCAGAACCTGGCCGTGGGCGATCTGCAGCGCGAGTACGAGATCGGGACCGACGTGCGACCAGTCGACTTCTACCCTCCCGCGAGCATGCGCTACTTCGACGGCTATCTCCGGGACGACGGGCGCGTCGGCACGCGCAACTACGTCGCCATCATCTCAGGGGTCAACTGCTCGGCCAGCGTGAGCCAGTTCGTCAAGGACAAGTTCCGCGACGTGTCCCGGGACTATCCGAACATCGACGGGGTGCTCGCCGTCACCCACAAGTCCGGCTGCGGCACCGAGCTCTTTGGCGAGGATCACATGGCCCTCCAGCGCGTCCTCGCCGGCTATGCCAAGCATCCGAACGTCGCCGCCTATATCCTGGTTGGCCTCGGCTGCGAGGTCAATCAGGCGGCGGTCATGGTCGACAAGCAGCGCATGGCCGCGCCCGGGCATCCCGAACGCAAGCCCATGGTTATCAATATCCAGGAGGCCGGGGGCATCAGAAAGACGGTCGACAGGGCCGCGGCCGAGGTCGCCAAGCTCCTGCCCATGGCCAACGCGGCCACGCGGTCGAAGCAGCCCATCTCCGAGATCATGCTCGCGACCAACTGCGGTGGCTCCGACAGCAATAGCGGGATCACCGCCAATCCCGCCCTCGGCTGGGCGGTGGACGAGCTGGTCCGCTACGGCGGCACGGGAGTGCTCGCCGAGACGCCCGAGATCTATGGCGCCGAGCATCTGCTCATCCGCCGGGCCGTCAGCGAGGCGGTGGCCAAGAAGCTCATCGACCGGTACAAGTGGTGGGAGTGGTACTGCCGCGGCATCGAGCGCATGGACAACAACCCCGCCCCCGGCAACAAGGCGGGGGGCATCACCACCGTCTTCGAGAAGAGTCTGGGCGGGGTTACCAAGGGCGGCACCACGCCGATGATGGACGTGTTCCTCTACGGCGAGCCCATCACCACGCGCGGCTTCGTCTTCATGGACACGCCGGGTCACGATCCGGTGTCCATCACGGGGCTGGTGGCGGGCGGCTGCAATCTGATCTGCTTCACCACCGGGCGCGGCTCGGTCTTTGGCTGCAAGCCCGTGCCCTCGATCAAGCTCGCCACCAACTCGCTCATGTACCGGCACATGCAGGAGGACATGGACATCAACTGCGGCGTCATCCTCGAGGGCACCCCGCTGCCTGAAGTCGGCCGACAGATCTTCGAGGAGATCATCGCCGTGGCCTCGGGCAAGCGCTCGAAGAGCGAGCTGTCGGGCGTGGGTGAAGAGGAGTTTGCGCCGTGGATCATCGGGCCGGTAATGTAG
- a CDS encoding alpha/beta fold hydrolase, giving the protein MASGPKTQYTKSGDLHIAYQVTGSGPLDLVFVPGFVSHLECQWEHPWSARFLERLGSFSRLIRFDKRGTGLSDRVGGIPTLEQRLDDVRAVMDAVGSERAALLGVSEGGPMSLLFAATYPERTSALVLYGSYARRAWAPEHTSGRTEQEWQAMIDSIERGWGDPGGLDIDLWAPSAAGDEGYLQWASTYRRLAASPGAAVTVMQMNKEIDVRAILPAVRVPTLVLHRTGDRVTRTEQSRYLAEHVPGARFVELSGIDHIPWVGDADAVVDEIEEFLTGTRHETEIDRVLATVLFTDIVGSTERAAALGDRKWRDLLDGYYALARRELARFRGREVDTAGDGFFAAFDGPARGIRCAQAISAGVRPLGIEVRAGLHTGECEVIGQKVGGIAVHIGARVAGLAKPGEVLVSNTVKDLVAGSGLAFEERGAHTLKGVPGEWRLYALMRAA; this is encoded by the coding sequence ATGGCTTCAGGGCCCAAGACCCAGTACACGAAGAGCGGCGATCTCCACATCGCCTACCAGGTAACGGGGAGTGGTCCGCTCGACCTCGTCTTCGTCCCCGGCTTCGTGTCACACCTCGAGTGCCAGTGGGAGCATCCGTGGTCGGCCCGCTTCCTCGAGCGCTTAGGATCCTTCTCCCGTCTTATCCGCTTCGACAAGCGCGGCACGGGGCTCTCCGACCGGGTCGGCGGGATTCCCACCCTCGAGCAGCGGCTGGACGACGTGCGGGCCGTCATGGACGCCGTGGGTTCGGAGCGGGCGGCCCTCCTCGGTGTCTCCGAGGGCGGGCCGATGTCGCTACTCTTCGCTGCGACGTATCCCGAGCGCACGTCGGCGCTCGTGCTCTACGGCTCCTATGCGCGCCGCGCCTGGGCCCCGGAGCATACCTCCGGGCGCACCGAGCAGGAATGGCAGGCGATGATCGACTCTATTGAGAGGGGATGGGGCGACCCCGGAGGCCTCGATATCGACCTGTGGGCACCCAGCGCGGCCGGAGACGAAGGCTACCTGCAGTGGGCGTCCACGTACCGGAGGCTGGCGGCGAGCCCTGGCGCCGCGGTGACGGTGATGCAGATGAACAAGGAGATCGACGTCCGCGCCATCCTGCCCGCTGTCCGGGTGCCGACCCTGGTGCTGCATCGAACGGGCGATCGCGTGACCCGAACCGAGCAGTCACGGTACCTGGCCGAGCACGTGCCGGGCGCGCGGTTCGTCGAGCTTTCCGGCATCGACCATATCCCCTGGGTGGGCGACGCCGACGCCGTCGTGGACGAGATAGAGGAATTCCTCACCGGCACACGCCACGAGACCGAGATCGACCGGGTGCTGGCGACCGTGCTCTTCACCGACATCGTGGGCTCGACGGAGCGGGCGGCGGCGCTCGGCGACCGCAAGTGGCGGGATCTGCTCGACGGCTACTACGCGCTCGCCCGGCGGGAGCTGGCCCGCTTTCGCGGCCGCGAGGTGGACACGGCCGGCGACGGGTTCTTCGCAGCCTTCGACGGGCCGGCCCGCGGCATCAGATGCGCCCAGGCGATCAGCGCAGGAGTCCGCCCGCTCGGCATCGAGGTGCGAGCGGGGCTGCACACCGGCGAGTGCGAGGTCATCGGCCAGAAGGTCGGTGGCATCGCCGTCCATATCGGCGCCCGCGTGGCCGGGCTGGCCAAACCGGGCGAGGTCCTCGTCTCGAACACCGTGAAGGATCTCGTCGCCGGCTCGGGCCTGGCTTTCGAGGAGCGCGGCGCGCACACCCTCAAGGGCGTCCCCGGCGAGTGGCGTCTTTACGCACTGATGCGGGCCGCCTGA
- a CDS encoding Rid family hydrolase yields MKKKIASPHVPDPPPQTWSNCLVVGNQVFVAGMVARDGSGVIGGDSMYGQAKAIFGKIKHLMEAAGGTMDDIVKVQIFVTDIKRREEVWKARREVFTGDFPVSTLVEVSALAAPELLVEVEAIGVLGAGK; encoded by the coding sequence ATGAAGAAGAAGATCGCGAGCCCGCATGTGCCCGACCCGCCTCCCCAGACATGGTCCAACTGCCTCGTGGTCGGCAATCAGGTCTTTGTCGCCGGCATGGTCGCCCGCGACGGGAGCGGGGTGATCGGTGGGGACAGCATGTATGGCCAGGCCAAGGCCATCTTCGGCAAGATCAAGCACCTGATGGAAGCTGCGGGCGGGACCATGGATGACATCGTCAAGGTGCAGATCTTCGTGACGGACATCAAGCGGCGCGAGGAGGTCTGGAAGGCGCGGCGCGAGGTGTTTACCGGCGATTTTCCGGTGTCGACGTTGGTGGAGGTGAGCGCATTGGCGGCGCCCGAGCTTCTGGTCGAGGTCGAGGCGATTGGGGTGCTGGGCGCGGGGAAGTAG
- a CDS encoding sulfite oxidase-like oxidoreductase, translating into MSETADELAKRTPPGQVLTTKWPVLTYGLTPKFNPRTWTFRCFGLVEEDVSWTWEEFLELPRTEVACDIHCVTRWSRLDNRFEGVHIREIMKRVRLKPEAKFVMIHADPDYTTNLPLGDLVDDDVVLALKHDGQDLAPDHGGPLRLVVPKLYFWKSAKWLRGFEFLDVNPPGFWEVNGYHMHADPWKDERYSDQETRAMQQMRAEAARKLRAK; encoded by the coding sequence ATGAGCGAGACCGCGGACGAACTGGCCAAGCGCACGCCACCGGGCCAGGTGCTGACCACCAAGTGGCCCGTGCTGACCTACGGGCTCACGCCGAAATTCAACCCCAGGACCTGGACCTTCCGCTGCTTCGGCCTGGTCGAGGAGGACGTGTCCTGGACCTGGGAGGAGTTCCTCGAGCTCCCGCGCACGGAAGTCGCCTGCGACATTCACTGCGTGACCCGCTGGTCGCGCCTGGACAATCGGTTCGAGGGAGTGCACATCCGCGAGATCATGAAGCGGGTGCGCCTCAAGCCCGAGGCGAAGTTCGTCATGATCCACGCCGATCCCGACTATACGACCAACCTGCCCCTGGGCGATCTCGTGGACGACGACGTGGTCCTGGCCCTCAAGCACGACGGCCAGGACCTCGCGCCTGATCACGGCGGGCCCCTCCGGCTGGTCGTGCCCAAGCTCTACTTCTGGAAGAGCGCCAAGTGGCTGCGCGGCTTCGAGTTCCTCGACGTGAATCCGCCCGGCTTCTGGGAGGTCAACGGCTACCACATGCACGCCGACCCCTGGAAGGACGAGCGCTACTCCGACCAGGAGACGCGCGCCATGCAGCAGATGCGCGCCGAGGCCGCTCGCAAGCTCCGCGCCAAGTAA
- a CDS encoding NYN domain-containing protein produces the protein MSDDRKLAMFMDFENIVRGVKEAQYKQFEIKLVLERLVEKGKIMVKRAYADWNRYAEYKRPFHEHAIELIDVPQSRYSGKNSADIRMVVDAMDLAYAKQHVDCFALVSGDSDFSPLVSKLRENDRYVIGLGVKSSSSELLVGNCDEFIFYEDLIRESKKTTALRGLPEKKMEAMTQLIEAIQALQRENKDTLWGSMVKQTMQRKNPAFNESYYGYSTFSKLLEEAAKQKIVTLERDARSGTYIITSVEEGRAA, from the coding sequence ATGAGCGATGACAGGAAGCTGGCGATGTTCATGGATTTCGAGAACATCGTCCGGGGAGTGAAGGAAGCGCAGTACAAGCAGTTCGAGATCAAGCTGGTCCTGGAAAGACTGGTCGAGAAGGGCAAGATCATGGTCAAGCGGGCGTACGCGGACTGGAACCGCTACGCGGAGTACAAGCGCCCCTTCCACGAGCACGCCATCGAGCTGATCGACGTCCCCCAGAGCCGGTACAGCGGCAAGAACTCGGCGGACATCCGCATGGTCGTGGACGCCATGGACCTCGCGTACGCCAAGCAGCACGTGGACTGCTTCGCCCTGGTCTCCGGCGACTCGGACTTCTCGCCGTTGGTCTCCAAGCTCCGCGAGAACGACCGCTACGTGATCGGGCTCGGGGTCAAGTCCTCCTCGTCGGAGCTGCTCGTGGGCAACTGCGACGAGTTCATCTTCTACGAGGATCTGATCAGGGAGTCGAAGAAGACCACGGCCCTTCGGGGACTGCCGGAGAAGAAGATGGAGGCCATGACCCAGCTCATCGAGGCCATCCAGGCCCTGCAGCGCGAGAACAAGGACACCCTCTGGGGCTCCATGGTCAAGCAGACCATGCAGCGGAAGAATCCCGCCTTCAACGAGTCCTACTACGGGTACTCGACCTTCTCGAAGCTGCTCGAGGAGGCGGCTAAGCAGAAGATCGTGACGCTGGAGCGGGATGCGCGGAGCGGGACGTACATCATCACGTCGGTCGAGGAGGGTCGCGCGGCGTAG
- a CDS encoding ABC transporter permease — MAVARFFRASPLGGVCALLLLLLVSVAVLADRLAPYNPLTANYAVTRDPPLARHVLGTDHLGRDVLSRIIFGARVTLLVAISSVLLGDTIGFIWGVASGYLGGRVDLISQRVLDVLMSLPSLILALLLMAALGAGLTTVIVAIAVTRVPLSSRVVRSMVLSVKELAYVEAARVLGASGARVMARHVAPQCLAPFLIITTGHLGAAIFIEAALSFVGVGVPPPTPSWGNMLGGVLAEAFKPPWWMVVFPGVAITITVLAVNLFGDALRDFLDPKLK, encoded by the coding sequence ATGGCCGTGGCCCGCTTCTTCCGCGCCTCGCCGCTCGGCGGCGTCTGCGCCCTGCTGTTGCTGCTGCTGGTGTCGGTGGCCGTGCTGGCCGACCGGCTGGCCCCCTACAACCCGCTGACCGCGAACTACGCCGTCACCCGCGATCCGCCGCTGGCCCGGCACGTCTTGGGCACCGACCATCTGGGGCGCGACGTGCTGAGCCGGATCATCTTCGGCGCGCGCGTGACCCTGCTCGTGGCGATCAGCTCGGTGCTGCTCGGCGACACCATCGGGTTCATCTGGGGCGTGGCGAGTGGCTACCTGGGTGGGCGGGTGGACCTGATCAGTCAGCGCGTCCTCGACGTCCTGATGTCGCTGCCGTCCCTCATCCTGGCCTTGCTGCTCATGGCCGCTCTGGGGGCCGGGCTGACCACGGTCATCGTGGCCATCGCGGTCACGCGGGTGCCGCTGAGCAGCCGCGTCGTCAGGTCGATGGTCCTGTCGGTCAAGGAGCTCGCTTACGTGGAAGCGGCCAGGGTGCTGGGAGCCTCGGGGGCACGCGTGATGGCCCGCCACGTCGCGCCCCAGTGCCTGGCCCCCTTCCTGATCATCACCACCGGTCACCTGGGCGCGGCCATCTTCATCGAGGCGGCGTTGAGCTTCGTGGGGGTCGGGGTGCCTCCACCGACTCCGAGCTGGGGCAACATGCTGGGCGGCGTCCTCGCCGAGGCCTTCAAGCCCCCATGGTGGATGGTCGTGTTCCCCGGGGTGGCCATCACGATCACGGTCCTGGCCGTGAACCTGTTCGGGGACGCGCTACGCGATTTTCTGGACCCGAAGCTCAAATGA